A genomic window from Synechococcus sp. CBW1107 includes:
- the mfd gene encoding transcription-repair coupling factor: protein MPLTALVRQLEQVPLTGEVLERSGRPERLRLSGAGRAARALITSALARRGGRPLVVIVPTLEEAGRWAALLELMGWPTAQLYPTSEGSPYEPFDPTSEITWGQLQVLSELIDGTGRSWAGAIVATERALQPHLPPPAALAARCLSLRKGSSVDLDDLADTLTRLGYERVPTIEQEGSWSRRGDIVDVFPVSAELPVRLEFFGEDLEKLREFDPATQRSLDAIEAVRLTPTGYAPLIADALRESMPEALTELLAPEALEQLLEGGTPEGMRRLMGLAWERPATLLDYLPDATLIAVDERRHVLGHGQQWFDHASDHHAEVSAALPPGLLPPSLHRPVEEALAAAERFAGFDLAELHESDRHPNSFDLSSRAVPAHPNAFGRLAALVKGYQQEKARVWLVSAQPSRAVALLEEHDCITRFVPNPHDFPAIERLGEQNTPVALKLRGTAELEGLQLPAWKLVLLTDREFFGQHSLAATGYVRRRRKAASRTVDPGKMRPGDFVVHRNHGIGRFLKLEKLAISGESRDYLVVQYADGLLRVAADQLGSLGRYRASTDSPPELNRMGGVAWTKAKERARKAVRKVAMDLVKLYAERQQAAGFPFPPDGPWQDELEDSFPYEPTPDQLKAIADVKRDMEKPEPMDRLVCGDVGFGKTEVAIRAVFKAVTAGKQCALLAPTTVLAQQHWRTLSERFAPYPLKVALLNRFRTAAERKTILDGLRDGTVDVVVGTHQLLGKGTTFDKLGLLVVDEEQRFGVNQKEKIKALRKDVDVLTLSATPIPRTLYMSLSGVREMSLITTPPPLRRPIKTHLAALDEEAVRSAIRQELDRGGQVFYVVPRVEGIEEVAGSLREMLPGLKLLIAHGQMAEGELESAMVAFNAGEADVMLCTTIIESGLDIPRVNTILVEDAHKFGLAQLYQLRGRVGRSGIQAHAWLFYPGDASLSEAARQRLRAIQEFAQLGSGYQLAMRDMEIRGVGNLLGVEQSGQMETIGFDLYMEMLQESLAEIQGQDIPVVEDTQIDLPVTAFIPADWIPESDEKMAAYRAAADCRVREELVQLAADWVDRYGAMPTPVASLLQLMELKLLARRCGFSRIRAEKPNIVLETPMEEPAFRLLRQGLPQHLHGRLVYQGGGGSTARVLARGLNVLAADRQLDTLKDWLAAMADQIPGADGLTAAQRVEQAAAKNAAVLAV, encoded by the coding sequence ATGCCCCTCACCGCCCTGGTGCGCCAGCTCGAGCAGGTGCCCCTCACCGGGGAGGTGCTGGAGCGCAGCGGACGGCCCGAGCGGCTGCGGCTCAGCGGGGCCGGCCGGGCGGCCCGCGCCCTGATCACCAGCGCCCTGGCCCGGCGGGGCGGCAGGCCCCTGGTGGTGATCGTGCCCACTCTGGAGGAGGCGGGCCGCTGGGCGGCCCTGCTGGAGCTGATGGGCTGGCCCACGGCTCAGCTCTACCCCACCAGCGAGGGCTCCCCCTACGAACCCTTCGATCCCACCAGCGAGATCACCTGGGGCCAGCTGCAGGTGCTCAGTGAGCTGATCGATGGCACCGGCCGTTCCTGGGCCGGAGCGATCGTGGCCACCGAGCGCGCCCTGCAGCCCCACCTGCCGCCACCCGCCGCCCTGGCCGCCCGCTGCCTGAGCCTGCGCAAGGGCAGCAGCGTCGATCTCGACGACCTGGCCGACACCCTCACCCGCCTCGGCTACGAGCGGGTGCCGACGATCGAGCAGGAGGGCAGCTGGAGCCGCCGCGGCGACATCGTGGATGTGTTCCCGGTGAGCGCCGAGCTGCCGGTGAGGCTGGAGTTCTTCGGAGAAGACCTGGAGAAGCTGCGGGAGTTCGATCCCGCCACCCAGCGCTCCCTCGACGCGATCGAGGCGGTGCGTCTGACACCCACGGGCTATGCCCCGCTGATCGCCGACGCCCTGCGCGAGTCGATGCCGGAGGCCCTCACGGAGCTGCTCGCCCCCGAGGCCCTCGAGCAGCTGCTCGAGGGCGGCACGCCCGAGGGCATGCGCCGGCTGATGGGCCTGGCCTGGGAGCGGCCCGCCACCCTGCTCGACTATCTGCCGGACGCCACCCTGATCGCGGTGGATGAGCGGCGCCACGTCCTGGGCCACGGCCAGCAGTGGTTCGACCACGCCAGCGACCACCACGCCGAGGTAAGCGCCGCCCTGCCGCCCGGCTTGCTGCCGCCCTCACTGCACCGCCCGGTGGAGGAGGCCCTGGCGGCCGCCGAGCGCTTCGCCGGCTTCGATCTGGCCGAGCTGCACGAGAGCGACCGGCACCCCAACAGCTTCGATCTCTCCAGCCGTGCGGTGCCGGCCCACCCCAATGCCTTCGGTCGCCTCGCGGCCCTGGTGAAGGGCTACCAGCAGGAGAAGGCCCGGGTGTGGCTGGTCTCGGCCCAGCCCAGCCGGGCCGTGGCCCTGCTGGAGGAGCACGACTGCATCACCCGCTTCGTGCCCAACCCCCACGATTTTCCCGCGATCGAGCGGCTGGGCGAGCAGAACACGCCCGTGGCGCTGAAGCTGCGCGGCACCGCCGAGCTGGAGGGACTGCAGCTGCCGGCCTGGAAGCTGGTGCTGCTCACCGACCGGGAATTCTTCGGCCAGCACAGCCTGGCCGCCACCGGCTACGTGCGCCGCCGCCGCAAGGCGGCCAGCCGCACGGTGGACCCGGGCAAGATGCGCCCCGGCGACTTCGTGGTGCACCGCAACCACGGCATCGGCCGCTTTCTCAAACTGGAGAAGCTGGCGATCAGCGGCGAGTCGCGCGATTACCTCGTGGTGCAGTACGCCGATGGGCTGCTGCGGGTGGCGGCCGATCAGCTGGGCAGCCTCGGGCGCTACCGCGCCAGCACCGACAGCCCTCCGGAGCTGAACCGCATGGGCGGTGTGGCCTGGACCAAGGCCAAGGAACGCGCCCGCAAGGCGGTGCGCAAGGTGGCGATGGACCTGGTGAAGCTCTATGCGGAGCGTCAGCAGGCCGCCGGCTTCCCCTTCCCCCCCGATGGCCCCTGGCAAGACGAGCTGGAGGACTCCTTCCCCTACGAGCCCACGCCCGATCAGCTCAAGGCGATCGCCGACGTGAAGCGCGACATGGAGAAGCCCGAGCCGATGGACCGGCTGGTGTGCGGGGATGTGGGCTTCGGCAAGACCGAGGTGGCGATCCGGGCGGTGTTCAAGGCGGTCACGGCCGGCAAGCAATGCGCCCTGCTAGCCCCCACCACGGTGCTGGCGCAGCAGCACTGGCGCACCCTGAGCGAGCGCTTCGCCCCCTACCCGCTCAAGGTGGCCCTGCTCAACCGCTTCCGCACCGCCGCCGAGCGCAAGACGATCCTCGATGGACTCAGGGACGGCACGGTGGATGTGGTGGTGGGCACCCATCAGCTGCTGGGCAAGGGCACCACGTTCGACAAGCTCGGGCTGCTGGTGGTGGATGAGGAGCAGCGCTTCGGTGTGAATCAGAAGGAGAAGATCAAGGCGCTGCGCAAGGACGTGGATGTGCTCACGCTCTCGGCCACGCCGATTCCGCGCACGCTCTACATGAGTCTCTCGGGGGTGCGCGAGATGAGCCTGATCACCACACCACCGCCCCTGCGCCGGCCGATCAAGACCCACCTGGCGGCCCTGGATGAGGAAGCGGTGCGCAGCGCCATCCGCCAGGAACTCGACCGCGGCGGCCAGGTGTTCTACGTGGTGCCGCGGGTCGAGGGGATCGAGGAGGTGGCCGGATCGCTGCGGGAGATGCTGCCGGGCCTGAAGCTGCTGATCGCCCACGGCCAGATGGCGGAGGGGGAGCTGGAGAGCGCCATGGTGGCCTTCAACGCCGGCGAGGCCGACGTGATGCTCTGCACCACGATCATCGAATCGGGTCTCGACATCCCTCGGGTGAACACGATCCTGGTGGAGGATGCCCACAAGTTCGGCCTCGCCCAGCTCTATCAGCTGCGCGGCCGTGTGGGCCGCAGCGGCATCCAGGCCCATGCCTGGCTCTTCTATCCCGGCGACGCGTCGCTGAGTGAGGCGGCGCGTCAGCGCCTGCGGGCGATCCAGGAATTCGCCCAGCTGGGCAGCGGCTATCAGCTGGCCATGCGCGACATGGAGATCCGTGGCGTGGGCAACCTGCTGGGGGTGGAGCAGAGCGGCCAGATGGAGACCATCGGCTTCGACCTCTACATGGAGATGCTGCAGGAATCGCTCGCAGAGATCCAGGGCCAGGACATTCCGGTCGTGGAGGACACCCAGATCGATCTGCCGGTCACCGCCTTCATTCCCGCCGACTGGATCCCCGAGAGCGACGAGAAGATGGCCGCCTACCGCGCCGCCGCCGACTGCCGGGTCCGGGAGGAGCTGGTGCAGCTGGCCGCCGACTGGGTGGACCGCTACGGCGCCATGCCCACGCCGGTGGCGAGCCTGCTGCAGCTGATGGAGCTGAAGCTGCTGGCACGGCGCTGCGGCTTCTCACGCATCCGCGCCGAGAAGCCCAACATCGTGCTGGAGACACCGATGGAGGAGCCGGCGTTCCGCCTGCTGCGCCAGGGTCTGCCCCAGCACCTCCATGGCCGGCTGGTGTACCAGGGTGGTGGCGGCAGCACGGCCAGGGTGCTCGCCCGGGGGCTGAACGTGCTGGCGGCCGACCGGCAGCTGGACACCCTCAAGGACTGGCTGGCGGCGATGGCCGATCAGATCCCCGGTGCCGATGGTCTCACTGCCGCCCAGAGGGTGGAGCAGGCGGCCGCCAAGAATGCGGCGGTGCTGGCGGTGTGA
- a CDS encoding DUF475 domain-containing protein: protein MEAESITSLTPLLEEADQWGELLLLLPLLVALEAVLSADNAIALAAISRRLHEPQLQRQALNLGLGLALVFRLGLILLARWVLNFWPLQLAAAAYLLWLSSTNLLRPGDESSGDEPEPPSEGASATAEQAPHPGAATSSHAGATGLGAVVLTLAVTDLAFSLDSVAAAVAVSDRLWLVMTGGVIGVIALRLTAELFIRWLGLYPNLERAGYLAVGLVGLRLLLRLGLPQLVPPEWALLLLVAGLFLWGFSRRVSAEAGEVNP from the coding sequence ATGGAAGCGGAGTCGATTACCTCCCTCACACCCCTGCTGGAGGAGGCGGATCAGTGGGGGGAGCTGCTGCTGCTGCTGCCGCTGCTGGTGGCTCTCGAAGCGGTGCTCTCCGCCGACAACGCCATTGCCCTGGCGGCCATCTCAAGGCGGCTGCACGAACCGCAACTCCAGCGTCAGGCCCTCAACCTCGGCCTCGGCCTGGCCCTGGTCTTCCGTCTGGGGCTGATCCTGCTGGCCCGCTGGGTGCTGAACTTCTGGCCCCTGCAGCTGGCGGCCGCCGCCTATCTGCTCTGGCTCAGCAGTACCAACCTGCTGCGGCCCGGCGATGAATCAAGTGGTGATGAGCCTGAGCCCCCCAGCGAGGGTGCATCCGCCACTGCTGAGCAGGCTCCTCACCCGGGCGCCGCCACCAGCAGCCATGCCGGGGCAACTGGACTAGGGGCGGTGGTGCTCACCCTTGCAGTCACCGATCTCGCCTTCTCCCTCGACAGCGTGGCGGCGGCTGTGGCTGTGAGCGATCGTCTCTGGCTGGTGATGACCGGCGGGGTGATCGGGGTGATCGCCCTGCGTCTCACCGCCGAGCTGTTCATCCGCTGGCTGGGGCTCTACCCCAACCTGGAGCGGGCCGGGTACCTCGCTGTCGGGCTGGTGGGCCTGCGCCTGCTGCTCCGCCTGGGGCTGCCCCAGCTGGTGCCGCCCGAGTGGGCCCTGCTGCTGCTGGTGGCGGGCCTGTTCCTGTGGGGATTCTCCAGGCGCGTGAGCGCTGAGGCCGGTGAGGTGAACCCCTGA
- a CDS encoding DUF6464 family protein, with protein MRIELRQAGSGQLLDQLELEELGEIPQPGRWFLHGSRSFLVLQRHHRYQLCNGRYELVTVALQVKAERQPTDARWWNGGWVIGDPSCRFNARSPLLRCAVLPDGPCECCAHYTGRQN; from the coding sequence TTGCGCATCGAACTTCGTCAGGCCGGCAGTGGCCAGCTGCTGGACCAGCTCGAGCTCGAGGAGCTGGGGGAGATTCCCCAGCCTGGCCGCTGGTTTCTCCATGGCAGCCGCAGTTTCCTGGTGCTGCAGCGGCACCACCGCTACCAGCTGTGCAATGGCCGCTACGAACTGGTCACGGTGGCCCTGCAGGTGAAGGCGGAGCGGCAGCCCACAGACGCGCGCTGGTGGAACGGAGGCTGGGTGATCGGCGACCCCAGTTGCCGCTTCAATGCCCGTTCACCGCTGTTGCGCTGCGCCGTGCTGCCTGATGGTCCCTGCGAGTGCTGCGCCCACTACACCGGCCGCCAGAACTGA
- a CDS encoding TMEM165/GDT1 family protein, producing MASDPAIAAFGSSFTAITLAELGDKTFFVAFLLAARHRARWVFVGAFAALAAVTLISLAFGLGLRSLLPPELVPWLAALLFGGFGLKLLIDAQAMGAQAAEQEAQEAEDLVNAAEANQDQSRAGGWLVVREAFLLVFMAELGDRTQFATIFLATAPGFTFSALLAGTLAGHALVTGLAVGAGKWIGQMLSERLLYRLSGGLFLAFAVVALRQALG from the coding sequence ATGGCCAGCGATCCCGCCATCGCCGCATTCGGCTCTAGCTTCACTGCGATCACCCTGGCGGAGCTGGGGGACAAGACGTTCTTCGTGGCGTTCCTGCTGGCCGCCCGCCACCGGGCCCGCTGGGTCTTCGTCGGGGCGTTCGCCGCCCTGGCGGCCGTCACGCTGATCTCCCTGGCCTTCGGTCTGGGGCTGCGCAGTCTGCTGCCGCCGGAGCTGGTGCCGTGGCTGGCGGCCCTCCTCTTCGGCGGGTTCGGCCTGAAGCTTCTGATCGATGCCCAGGCCATGGGTGCGCAGGCCGCCGAGCAGGAGGCCCAGGAGGCGGAGGATCTCGTCAATGCCGCCGAAGCCAACCAGGACCAGAGCCGGGCCGGGGGCTGGCTGGTGGTGCGAGAAGCCTTCCTGCTGGTGTTCATGGCCGAACTGGGGGATCGCACCCAGTTCGCCACCATCTTTCTGGCCACCGCACCGGGGTTCACCTTCAGTGCCCTGCTGGCCGGCACCCTGGCGGGCCATGCCCTGGTCACGGGTCTGGCGGTGGGGGCGGGAAAATGGATCGGCCAGATGCTCTCCGAACGCCTCCTCTACCGGCTCAGCGGCGGCCTGTTCCTGGCCTTCGCCGTGGTGGCCCTGCGGCAGGCCCTGGGCTGA
- a CDS encoding transcriptional regulator yields MQRLDLICSERELERVVRLIDAAGAPGYSVDRHVTGRGPHGSVSESMEFSGLGANVHVIVFCESEALETLRQGLRPILEYYGGVGFVSRAEPL; encoded by the coding sequence ATGCAACGCCTCGATCTCATCTGCAGTGAACGGGAACTCGAGCGGGTGGTGCGCCTGATCGATGCCGCCGGTGCTCCCGGCTACTCGGTGGATCGTCATGTCACGGGCCGTGGGCCCCATGGCTCCGTCTCGGAGTCGATGGAGTTCAGCGGTCTGGGCGCCAATGTCCACGTGATCGTGTTCTGCGAGAGCGAGGCGCTCGAGACACTCCGCCAGGGGCTGCGGCCGATCCTGGAGTACTACGGAGGGGTTGGCTTCGTCTCCCGGGCCGAGCCGCTCTGA
- a CDS encoding sodium-dependent bicarbonate transport family permease has product METSLVLQNLLSPPVLFFALGVIAVLVGSDLEIPAPLPKLFSLYLLLAIGFKGGVELLHSGLGPQVISTIVAAMLMSALVPLYSFLVLRRQLDTFNAAAIAATYGSISAVTFITAESFLGLTGMPHDGFMVAALALMESPAIIVGLLLVKLASSAAAEQPREGIRWGSLLHEAFLNSSVLLLVGSLVIGGLVAAFSPSGLGKMEPFTGELFYGALSFFLLDMGIVAAQRVGDLRQAGAFLIGFALLMPLFNAGVGLAVSWMLGLPQGDALLFMVLSASASYIAVPAAMRMTVPQASPSLYISTALGVTFPFNIVVGIPLYMAMVRLVIPAV; this is encoded by the coding sequence ATGGAGACCAGCCTGGTTCTGCAGAATCTGCTCTCACCGCCGGTGCTGTTCTTCGCCCTCGGGGTGATCGCCGTGCTGGTGGGCTCCGATCTGGAGATCCCGGCACCACTGCCGAAGCTGTTCTCCCTCTACCTGCTGCTGGCGATCGGTTTCAAGGGGGGTGTGGAGTTGCTCCACAGCGGCCTCGGTCCCCAGGTGATCAGCACGATCGTGGCGGCGATGCTGATGTCGGCCCTGGTGCCGCTCTACAGCTTCCTGGTGCTCAGGCGCCAGCTCGACACCTTCAATGCGGCGGCCATCGCCGCCACCTACGGCTCCATCAGCGCCGTCACCTTCATCACGGCCGAGAGCTTCCTGGGCCTCACCGGCATGCCTCATGACGGCTTCATGGTGGCGGCCCTGGCGCTGATGGAATCCCCTGCGATCATCGTCGGCCTGCTGCTGGTGAAGCTGGCCTCCAGCGCAGCGGCCGAACAACCCCGGGAGGGGATCCGCTGGGGCTCACTCCTGCATGAGGCCTTTCTGAACAGCTCCGTGCTGCTGCTGGTGGGCAGCCTGGTGATCGGGGGGCTGGTGGCGGCCTTCAGTCCGTCGGGGCTGGGCAAGATGGAGCCCTTCACCGGCGAGCTCTTCTACGGAGCCCTCAGCTTCTTCCTCCTCGACATGGGCATCGTGGCGGCCCAGCGGGTGGGGGATCTCAGGCAGGCCGGGGCCTTCCTGATCGGCTTCGCCCTGCTCATGCCCCTGTTCAATGCCGGGGTGGGACTGGCGGTGTCATGGATGCTGGGGCTTCCTCAGGGGGATGCCCTGCTGTTCATGGTGCTCAGCGCCAGTGCCTCCTACATCGCCGTGCCAGCGGCGATGCGGATGACCGTGCCCCAGGCCAGCCCCAGCCTCTACATCTCCACCGCTCTGGGGGTGACCTTCCCGTTCAACATCGTCGTGGGCATCCCGCTCTACATGGCGATGGTGAGGCTCGTCATCCCTGCCGTCTGA
- a CDS encoding carbohydrate ABC transporter permease, translating into MLVPLLWLVSTSLKSPAENIFSTPPSLIPAQPSLEAYGRLFADHPLGLYLFNSTVVSLLAVLGNLLFCSLAAYPLARMRFAGRGLVLALVVATILIPFQVVMIPLYLMMVQLGLRNTLWALIVPQAATAFGIFLLRQSFLGVPVELEEAARIDGCTPVGEWWNVMIPAARADLITLAMFVFIGTWSDFLWPLVILDDPRLYTLPLGLQQLASSFSLDWRLVAAGSVVSILPVLVLFVLLQRYILPSASGDAVKG; encoded by the coding sequence ATGCTGGTGCCTCTGCTCTGGCTGGTGAGCACCTCGCTCAAGAGTCCTGCTGAAAACATCTTCTCCACCCCGCCGTCGCTGATTCCCGCCCAGCCGAGCCTGGAGGCCTATGGCCGCCTGTTCGCCGACCATCCCCTGGGCCTGTACCTGTTCAACAGCACGGTGGTGAGCCTGCTGGCAGTGCTGGGAAATCTGCTGTTCTGTTCGCTGGCGGCCTATCCGCTGGCGCGGATGCGCTTCGCCGGCCGTGGTCTGGTGCTGGCCCTGGTGGTGGCCACCATCCTGATCCCCTTCCAGGTGGTGATGATTCCGCTTTACCTGATGATGGTGCAGCTGGGTCTGAGAAACACCCTCTGGGCCTTGATCGTGCCCCAGGCCGCCACGGCCTTCGGCATCTTTCTGCTGCGCCAGAGTTTTCTCGGGGTGCCGGTGGAACTGGAGGAGGCGGCCCGCATCGATGGCTGCACACCCGTCGGGGAATGGTGGAACGTGATGATTCCCGCAGCCCGGGCCGATCTGATCACCCTGGCGATGTTCGTGTTCATCGGCACCTGGAGCGACTTCCTCTGGCCTCTGGTGATCCTCGACGACCCCAGGCTCTACACCCTGCCCCTGGGACTGCAGCAACTGGCCAGCAGCTTCTCCCTCGACTGGCGCCTGGTGGCGGCAGGATCGGTGGTCTCGATCCTGCCGGTGCTGGTGCTGTTCGTGCTGCTTCAGCGCTACATCCTTCCCAGCGCCAGCGGTGATGCGGTGAAGGGCTGA